The following DNA comes from Carassius carassius chromosome 41, fCarCar2.1, whole genome shotgun sequence.
gcaaatcagcatattagaatgattctgaGGGATCATTTACTTTACTACCATTATACTACcaaattttttaaaaaccaaaaacTGTGTAACAACTTTTGAAGGAAATTCAATTTCATTTGTCTTTTTCTTCAGTGCATTTAATGGACTATAAAGCTGAGGATGGCTCTCACCACTCCTAGTGATTATAGGCCCTGCGGTTATGACGGCATCCCCTGAGGATGAACCTGATACCACATGTTCATCCACAGTGTCTCTCCTCCTGCGTTTTCCACAGATCTGCCATGAGAGATATAACAGTCAGCGCTCTCGTTCAGTtcgtacatatataaataaccatcaaatatttcaacattatgATGTTTTACCGGAATTAGTATTGTGCAGTCATCTGCTCGACACAGCTTTGTGATACAGTGCAGAAACACGGTGGACATCTTCTGGTTCTTATGTTTCACAAAACGGAAAACTTCAAACGCAAAGCGGCCCATTTGACTTTTTCCGTTCTCGAATACAGTCGTCTGTGGATCCTTGTAGCACCTATTTAAACCCCCACAAAAATAAAGCCTCTATAGATCTGCTTAAACCTACAGAAAAATTAATTATCTTCAGTCATACCCAAACAAAATTGCAACCGTGCACgcacacacccgcacacacaaATGATTTCTTCTAAAAGGCCTTTGTGCATTGTTGAGCAGGTAATGAGGACTCTCCGAGTTAATGCGCACATAATTTCAGAAAATACTAAATTACCCAAAGAAAAGGTCATAGCGTATCCCATCATTAGGGTTCCCAGAGGGGGTTGCGTAACAGTGATCCATCAGAACATTCCACCTGTGGGGGAAAACAGTCATTTCTGCTATTAATGGGAATCAAATCCTCTAATCgcaagtaaaaaagaaaagaagttaaTAGGGGCTCAAGATCTACCCTCTATTCTACCCTCTATTAGATTTAcccaaatattatttatactagTAAATTGTCATAGTTTATTGTAATCTGCCTTCACAAACGTAAAATACTATGAAGTGTTTCAATAATGAGTTTATAATAAAACATCCATTTCTCTGTATGATATATACCTCCTGTCCAGATTTGTAGCCTTGACTGCAGCAAACACACGAGTCTTCAAGGACAGGCCGGACATTGGTATAGAGATCAGCTGACTGAAGGTTGAGTCCTGTCAAATATGAGACAAAGAAAATGAGGTGCTGTGATGGTGGTCTAAGCCAGTCTTCATTGCAACATGCCATTTTGCCAAGTTTGAGAACTACTTTCACATTTTTGTACACATCCACAACATGAAATTGATAATTGATCCTAAGGAGAAATCATttataattaaaggggtcatatgatgcttttttaaagatcattatttggtgtaacagaatatgttgacatgctttaatgttcaaaaaacacattctttttcaaaAACTGTACATTATTATAGGTCCACTATGTCCCGCCTCTCTCAACAAagcccctccttccgacaagtgcagtctgctctgattggccaactgacccagtgcattgtggttggccgaacactgcaagcactcgttggaaatgtaaTGCTCCTTTCATTAATAGTGatctttatttttcaaaataaatgtaaagacatttaataatgttaattattaaaagttaattattaaaagttaataatgtccttagttttaccatcagttcaagcatgaaagaggaacagagtgacATGACAGACACAACGCGCAAAACTAgcaaatatctctttggatttgatattttagtctttgcaactgtacagatcttcattatgcactaagagtttgtaacactccaaagagaaaggaaatctcatcatatgacccctttaagtcaaTAAGTCCAATTTAATTTGCAATTCTAAGTTAATTAATTTCTCAAACAAATAtctaataataatgaattttaaattaatacagtacattttttatatacatttgtttttgaaattttaagaaattgtatgtatttttatgaatattgtgGATCTTTTTGTGAAGaacttttaataataacaacaacaacatgtaataaaaaatggtatagaaaatgtatgaatgtattgTGTTGCATTACACAGCCatactttaaaatgcattttatttgatgAACTACAGAGATCACTCACATTGTAAAGCACCAAACTGAGAGTGCTCAGGAAAGTGCCATTATTTTCCTTCACTGATATTGTAGCAGATGAGCTGGTAAAGGAGGTTGAGATTAAAACAAGATATTATGGCTGTTTACAGCAAAGCATTGATTATTCTGATAAATGCAGCACAGTTCTTTGACTAAAATAGTTGTAGAAGTAGGTTGCTACATCAGAAAACAGACTCACGCTGCCAGCTGGCTGTTGTTGAGCAGGTACTCCAGAGGATAACTGCAGCTGAATTTATACACCAGACCTGGCAGGTAGCTGATAACAGTTGGAGGGTCAGGGGTGTCAATGTAGCCCGATATATTACCCATCTGTACCATGGAGATGTTCCCATAGGCATTAAAGCTTTGAGAAGTAGAAACCTgattagagagaaaaaaatagtttttttttatatattgtataatcaGATTTGTTCTTTAAAATCCCATATCAGTTATGTTACGTAATACACTGTTAAAGAAAactgttcatccaaaaatgaaaatttgctgaaaatgtactcaccctcaggccatccatgaattagatgagtttgtttgctcATCGCAACAGAtttgtccaaacagctgataaaaacatcaaaccaatccataaaaatatatctgaagattttgatttgagaggacaacagggaatggactttttcactgggggAAAAATCCATATTATAAATTATGGATTGGCAGTTTAACCAgaaacaatggtttaaagttaaaaatgtcttgttgatgGACTTGTTTCTTACAGCTTTTCGCTTCAAAAGCAGGGGCATAAATTTCGTCTAACATTATCGGGAGAGGAGTacaataaacatcaaatttttcaGGATACGTATACACAGGGGAAAGCCGTACTACTATAAGTGCAGCAGGAGACTGTGCCACATTAGATAACTTCAAGCTGTTGTGGTCGCGCTGAGACAGCACTCTGTGTTCGTTGTAGACATTACTATCCGTCACAGTGTTGCGAAGTCAAAGTGTATGGTTTTCccgtggaattgggctactttatgGCTGTTGCCGCAGAATGTTTTTCATGTACACGCCAAGAGTTGAAGCGACCACAATAATGTTATTTTAGCACCAAGAATGCGATTTTCACCGAGGGACCCCACTCGAAACACGGttagtttgggctagttttgtTGTAAACACCTGGCAACCCTTTCCGTCAAACAGGTAACGTACTATTACTAACATAGCTGACTCATTGAAAAATACATTGGCATCacgtattaaagagaaaataatcacttcaAGAGatttttaagtgaataaaatagccGACAACCTAACTTACTGGAGTTCCTCAACTATTGACGTCTCTCTCACCggacttgtctgtgtgtgtgtgtgtgtgtgtgtgtgtgtgtgggggtgatgTAAAAGAGCAAAACAGGcatttggaccaaagcactgtgaggcaagggaggagagactaaaacatttattattacacaattatttaaagtataaaacattattatttacaatacacagcgtgatttttaataataattttagggGTGACCAACCCTCAGATGGGGGGGTCCTGTCTTTACGGATTTACGCATAtgttcacaagatgttaactgatggattggagacgtgtggtttatttattgtgtattattaggatgttttttatcagctgtttggactctcattctgacggcacccatccactgcagagcatccattggtgagcaagtgatgcaatgctacatttctctaaatctgttccaatgaaaaaACAATCTCATCTACTGCTTAGATGGCCTGGAAGTAAATTTTTTGCAAAAAGTGAAGCTAATGCAAGTTAAGATATACAGTATTCCCACATGTCTAAAAACTATAAGAATACCATAGCACTTGTGTGTAAGTGAATGCATCCCTCACCTCCAGCGTGTTTCCACAGGACTCCAGTGTGCTCAGGCTGATACTGAAGAGCACAGCCGTGGGGAATGTGTTGTTGTTTATGAAGCCTCGGCACTGGACATCTGCATGATGACCGTTCAGGGCCAAGTCAGAATCAGTGTATCCAGAGTACAGCACAGGACAGAGGTTAATCTTTAGTGTGATTGTCTGAATGCCACAGTATACACTGATATCTCTCTCACCTTgaggaataaaacaaaacaatataaataaatgaatcctcATAACATGTGTCACTATTGGAGACAGCATTCTTTACTAAACATGAACTTACAATAAAATACAGTGGAGTCAAATAGAGGAACTGCATCAGTTTAGAATTCTTTTTACACGCttttcattacaaattatatCAGTGTGATAATGTAAGTGCAAAGTATTACTATgactaaaaatattattattaatttcaaaatgttttagtcCTCTGACAGCAGATCttgtaaattgtaaattctaGATTTTCAGACTTAAACTTTTGGACCTCTCTATATATAATCATTTTCTCTAGTATAGGGACATTCAAATGGAAAAAcaagcatttatatatttttttttaaagattactaaattatttattatctaaatagatttgtttacatttctgttcaaaggttttgggttggtagcatttttatttataataaaataaataataataataataaataaataaaatagagtcaaattaataataataataataataatacaatttctaataataatcAGTTGTCGTTgatattgtgaactattattacaatttaaaataactttattatttttaaattgcaattcattcctgtgatggcaaagctgaattttcagcagacattatttcagtcttcagtgtcacatgatctagaaatcattctaatatgctgatttgctgcttaagaaatatattattaatgcttaaaattttgtggaaaccatgacacattgttttgcaaataattaaatttttctttttgcaaaagaacagcattttatttgaaacagaaatctgttTTAACATTTTGAGTGCCTTTTCTGTCATGAATCAAACAAACACAGATCTTACCCACTTATGAACTGTAATGTATTACTGTTTATTTGGCTCTTCTTACCAGGGAATCTGCTGTGGTAGTTTGGATCACAGTTGAATCCACTGAACTGTGTAAAACCGAAATGAATCCCACTTAAAAGCAGAAGGGGAACACATATCCACTCCATTTCAACACCTGGAAAGGAAGGAGaacaaaaattagaaaaaataaattcaaacaatTACTGgcataacagtaatattttttgacAACACAGTTGCATGTAAAGTGCTGAGATCCCTCTCTCACCTCAGTCCCCTGATGCAGGTGAGCTGCGCTCCATGCGTTTCGGCCAGCTGCCGGTGAGTGAATGGGCAGCCTGGCATCTCCACAGGGCCTCCTGCACCACGGGCCTCTACCGCCGCCAAAACAATGAGCCATTTTCAGAAGCCTGAAACAAAAAGAGCTGTCCAGGACAACATGGGAAAATCCATCACAATCTCAATGCgctgaacaaatctttttttatggAGCCAGAAACATGAGCAGCTTTTACAATTTCCCACTCGTCTCCTCATAGCTTGATCTGACTCAGTCATTGCTCAGTAATGTCTGAGCTCAGTGTGGGACTGAAGGCAGGAATTATGTTTTCATCGGCGGCTGAAGTGAGTAAAGGGCCTATTCTCTCCGTCAGTCCATACGGGTTGATAGTGAGTGTGCTGTTATTGTCTCTGTGGCCTCCCGGTTCCTCACAATTATCTCAACCAGAAACCAGCTGAAGATACGATCACAAACTACCCTTTTTGGCATTAAATACTAAAGCTAATAGATAATAGCAGATAATTGCTGTCATATCTAATACTCAGATTTAATCAGTTTATAGTAACGTGTTAATATGCAGTAATAACTAcctttttaaagcagaaaaacagatctttatatataaatttactaTGATGCCTCAAGAACATGAATCCTTCTAATATGCAAATTTGATGATCCAGAAACATaaaattatcagtgttgaaaactttttttttttttgcacaaattatttcttttttttttttttggaaaagaataacactgatttaaaatggaaatatctTTACCTTTAaaactttgatcaatttaatgtgtccttgctgaataaaactattcatttatttcagaaaaaaacaacaaaatcttactgaccccgaaCTTTTCAACACTACGTGTATCATTGCTTACATTCTACAGGTTAGTGAGAATACTCTAATTATGAGTCATAGACAATATTGATTTTGTTGGGATGCTAATCAAATGGTTTATTAGGGGAGAGACTAGCTGCTTTTGAAGAATCTTTAACttgaaatcaaatcaataaaatcaAAAAATGTTGAACTTTTGACAGGGCTGCTATTCAAACTACAGTTAATGGGATCAAATGGCCTCCTTCTCCTGAAATGAATACACAATAAATCCGTAAACAACAACCATCTACTGTACTTTACAACACCCACCCATGAAATGACCCAGATGTACTGTCAGGTGATTCGTTCTGAAGGATTACGTGACATTCATCTGTTTTTAGTGATCACTGTGCTGAGAGCAGCTGGTGAGATCAGAGCTGTGAGGACAGTACATTCTCACACAGTCCTTCTTGGTTTATCTTGAGGAACAGTTTATCATACAATCACCATTTTCAGGGTTAACCCCTTAACTCTAGAGTTAAATTTAGACAGCTGTAAAATATAAGCATACACCATACTCCAATATAGTTCACATTTCCTCAGATGTGTTTATCAACATCAGAGTCCAATCAACATGAAAGTCAATACTTATTAT
Coding sequences within:
- the LOC132123097 gene encoding zona pellucida-like domain-containing protein 1, translating into MFSERDISVYCGIQTITLKINLCPVLYSGYTDSDLALNGHHADVQCRGFINNNTFPTAVLFSISLSTLESCGNTLEVSTSQSFNAYGNISMVQMGNISGYIDTPDPPTVISYLPGLVYKFSCSYPLEYLLNNSQLAASSATISVKENNGTFLSTLSLVLYNDSTFSQLISIPMSGLSLKTRVFAAVKATNLDRRWNVLMDHCYATPSGNPNDGIRYDLFFGCYKDPQTTVFENGKSQMGRFAFEVFRFVKHKNQKMSTVFLHCITKLCRADDCTILIPICGKRRRRDTVDEHVVSGSSSGDAVITAGPIITRSDESPVNNSQLVSGSSQHLNAVTSALISGVAVLGVTCLGLFVLSLRLLRKPSPSGLTGVLNPSFR